From a single Plasmodium yoelii strain 17X genome assembly, chromosome: 9 genomic region:
- a CDS encoding exonuclease, putative, translating to MILFIGLIIWLINEMIYSVCGIKNMYYIKPITGNMDILNIKKSKFPNRKEKNKEYNKLYGIPRMYKWLTSYYPTVREELINEGEKKKVDIFYIDMNGVIHHCTHANKDALPIHDEHELFSNILHYLKNLFYLIKPQKLVYIGVDGVSPKAKMNQQRKRRFLSLFKINDNSKTTNLFNPNCITTGTDFMYKINLSLNKWFKILKKKKVFNFDIIYSGSDVPGEGEHKILKFIREKCKNDSSFKNWNHCIYGLDADLIMLSLVTHLNNIFILRDKFKLTNDSIHNNVVDNIEKMQSEFNVNSESDSGEVDSSEREVTINSESKNITINSESKEIDKSEENKNMANNESLNNCFNKTHKYTHDYYLHYDELNSYDFEILDIYKLRSSIKTQIATYINKLKKEKNIIFSINRVVDDIVFLSFLVGNDFLPHIPNIDINEGSMNEIFNSYIFYIYKYSNYITYKDKVHIERLKIVLKILSGQEFQYFKKRGINENIPEFTDEKKYKSYYYFHKFGVSDSKEIQQIVKKYIEGLFWNLHYYHFGCASWHWEYPYHYAPLCSDLLSFEKSDFFFEKGKPYSAYTHLISVLPQKDKNLLPDPYKNVYAEDEVKSFFPDNVKIDPNGKKETWEYIVHLPFINCNMINKIISEKSKKISRLKYKLRELNGREHRY from the exons ATGATCTTATTTATAGGACTTATAATATGGCTAATTAATGAAATGATATATTCAGTATGTGGGATAAAAAACATGTATTATATTAAGCCTATTACTGGGAATAtggatatattaaatataaaaaagagcAAATTTCCAaatagaaaagaaaaaaataaagaatataataaattatatggaATACCAAGAATGTATAAATGGCTAACTTCTTATTATCCAACTGTTAGAGAAGAATTAATTAATGAaggagagaaaaaaaaagttgatattttttatattgataTGAATGGTGTTATTCATCATTGTACCCATGCTAATAAAGATGCATTACCTATACATGATGAAcatgaattattttctaatattttacattatttaaaaaatttattttatttgataaaacCCCAAAAATTAGTGTATATTGGTGTTGATGGTGTTTCACCAAAAGCTAAAATGAATCAACAACGAAAAAGAAGGTTTTTaagtttatttaaaattaatgataATTCAAAAACtacaaatttatttaatccCAATTGTATAACTACTGGGACAGATTTTATGTATAAGATAAATTTATCCCTAAATAAATGGttcaaaattttaaaaaaaaaaaaagtctttaattttgatattatatattctgGTTCTGATGTACCAGGCGAAGGGGAACATAAAATTTTGAAGTTTATTAGAGAG AAATGCAAGAACGACAGCAGCTTCAAAAACTGGAACCATTGCATCTATGGATTGGATGCAGATTTAATTATGTTATCTTTGGTTACCCATttaaataacatttttattttgagaGACAAATTTAAGCTAACTAATGATTCTATACATAACAATGTGGTAGATAATATTGAAAAGATGCAGTCTGAATTTAATGTTAATAGTGAGTCAGATTCAGGTGAAGTTGATAGTAGTGAAAGAGAGGTTACAATAAACAGCGAATCAAAAAATATCACAATAAACAGCGAATCAAAAGAAATAGATAAATCtgaggaaaataaaaatatggcaAATAATGAATCACTAAATAActgttttaataaaacacaTAAATACACACatgattattatttacattatgATGAATTAAATAGTTATGATTTTGAAatattagatatatataaacttagAAGTTCAATAAAGACACAAATAgctacatatataaataaattaaaaaaagaaaaaaatataatttttagtaTAAATAGAGTAGTAGAtgatattgtatttttatcgTTTCTTGTTGGTAATGACTTTTTACCACATATACcaaatatagatataaatGAGGGTTCTATGAATgaaatttttaattcttatattttttatatctataaaTATTCTAATTATATAACATACAAAGATAAAGTACATATAGAGCGATTAAAAatagttttaaaaatattaagtgGCCAAGAGtttcaatattttaaaaaaagaggaattaatgaaaatattccAGAATTTACTGatgagaaaaaatataaatcttattattattttcataaatttgGGGTTAGTGATTCTAAGGAAATACAacaaattgtaaaaaaatacatcGAGGGTTTATTCTGGAATttacattattatcattttggATGTGCAAGTTGGCATTG GGAATACCCATATCACTATGCCCCACTATGTAGCGATTTGTTAAGTTTTGAAAAATCAgactttttttttgaaaag GGGAAACCATATTCAGCATACACACATCTAATTAGTGTACTTCCACAAAAGGACAAAAACCTCCTTCCAGATCCATATAA AAATGTTTATGCAGAAGATGAAGTCAAATCTTTTTTTCCAGATAATGTTAAAATCGACCCAAATGGAAAAAA AGAGACTTGGGAATATATAGTTCATTTGCCATTCATAAATTgcaatatgataaataaaattattagtgaaaaaagcaaaaaaatatCGAGGCTTAAATATAAGTTAAg aGAATTAAATGGTCGAGAGCACCGATACTag
- a CDS encoding apicoplast ribosomal protein S15 precursor, putative — translation MRIIKLSLSFLLLLCQLFIFKIDLLNGFHTGNGKKYFYYNYGQFINLPNFSIHNKNIYKGKYIYHGKRSEILKANENVSPSPVKDNTTNNNMIGKKEKQKSEINNILKESENVTMGRSFSFNMDMLSIKPELLKELITQKYRKMFERHDKDCGSSEIQIIILTFKIYFLTEHMKKNKKDFACLRGLFKCVSKRRKLLVYLGRKNRELFNKITDYFKIKKPLLPRTAEYYSKDLKYIHFNNTKRFKNNSEKKKKDKTKNKKVQTDKIIFGN, via the exons atgagaataataaaactatCTTTAAGCtttctattattactatgccaattattcatttttaaaatagatCTTTTAAATGGATTTCATACTG GaaatgggaaaaaatatttttattataattatggacaatttataaatttaccAAATTTTTCAAtccacaataaaaatatatacaaaggaaaatatatatatcatggAAAACGTTCAGAAATATTGAAAGCAAATGAAAATGTATCACCATCACCCGTTAAGGATAATAcaactaataataatatgattggaaaaaaagaaaaacaaaaatctgaaattaataatattttaaaagaaagTGAAAATGTGACTATGGGTCGTTCCTTTTCCTTTAACATGGATATGTTATCTATCAAGCCG GAACTGTTAAAAGAACTCATTACTCAAAAATACAGGAAAATGTTTGAGAGACATGATAAAGATTGTGGAAGTAGCGAAATACAAATCATAATTTTaacatttaaaatttatttcttaactgaacatatgaaaaaaaataaaaaa GATTTTGCATGTTTGAGAGGGCTTTTCAAATGTGTTAGCAAACGAAGAAAACTACTTGTATATTTGGGACGAAAAAACAGAGAAttgtttaataaaattacagactattttaaaataaaaaaacctTTATTACCTAGAACAGCAGAATATTATTCTAaagatttaaaatatatacattttaacaatacaaaaagatttaaaaataatagtgaaaaaaagaaaaaagataaaacgaaaaataaaaaagttcaaacggataaaattatatttggAAATTAa